A region of the Candidatus Zixiibacteriota bacterium genome:
GATTCGTTTGCCCCGTTTCCCCTTTCATTCCGATCCGTGTAGGCGTGTGGAATTCCCGCTTATCTTCGAGCACGTCTGCGGACTGTAACCACAAAGCAGCGAGCGATGCCCCCTACTTACACCCCTCGCAGGGTGGTGAGCCGCCGGAGAATATGTAGGCGATGATGTATACGACATCATCGATGTCGATACCACCGCTGCAGTCGGCGTCCGCAGCCTCGACAGGATCGGGAGCAGATCCGCCCGAGAAGATATACTCTATCAGATAAACGACATCGTCGATGTCGACAGTCTGCTGACCATCCGCGTCACCGCAGACATAGGAGACAAGTGAAGTCATTGCTACGTTGTCGAAGCAGACTTCGGCTCCCGCAACGGAGAGATGGATGTACCCTTCGTGCGGAAACCCCTTGAGACGATCGTCATCGAAGATAAAATCGACTTTCTCATCTCTTGCGGTCTCGAGATGGTCACCGATCAACGTGATGGAGAGTTCATGCCACTGCAGATCGGTGCCGTTCCATTCGCTCTCGGGCACTTCTTTGCAAGTATCGTATATTGTCTGCTGATTGTATATGACATAGAGACAGATTTCGCACGTGCTTCGTGTGTATTCGAGGTATACGCCATGATCCGAGTATTCGCTGTACATAGCGATACTTCGATGGTTGTAGTCGATCGCCTGACCGAAGAAGGTCCCGGCGGTAAGTCTCATTCCCTCAGCCCAGCTTAGCGAACTCACGGTTCGCGTTGTTGCGCCGCCCCCTCAACTGGAGCATTCAACGGCGCAGAATTCCCCGTCGGATACCGTCCACTCTCCGAGAACCAGTATCCAATTCTCAGGCGTACCACCTTCGAAATCGTCCAGGAAGACCACATCGTCGGCAAAAGCTGCTGAATTGATGGAAAATTGCAGGAAAAGAATCAGAAGTACACACAGTCGCGAGCGTGAGACTCTCGTCATTTGATCCCTCCGATACGTCGCGTTGGCAGAAGCAAGTTGTAATTACAATCAAATATATCCCTATTTCTGGATTCCGCAACTTGTTTCTGCACTAAACCCTCAGTGAGACTGAGATTTGCCATAAAAGCACATTGACAAATTGGAGAATGCGCATATTTTAAGTTTGAGCATATCATCTATATTCTTACCTGATTCTTACCTGGAGGGTAAATGTCACGCATTGGCTACTGTGCAGTTGTGCTCTGCGCGCTGCTAACGACTACTTCTTTTGCATCTGACGAGTATTTCCAGGGCAAACTGATCAAACAGGCTGACTGGAAGGGCCAGGCCGTCGAGTATGTCGACAAGGACATACTGATTGCACTCAACAAAGGCTTCACGCAATCTGATCTCATCAACGAGTTAGCCAGATTCGATGTTCGAATAAGCCGCGATGCCGACAGATTCGGATTCATCCAGCTTGAAGCCACCAGCGATGCTCCACTCTTTGATCTAACGGATCGAATAGCAGAACTTGAATCTGTGCGCTTCGCTGAGCCAAACCTGGTCTACAGAACGAGTATCATTCCAAATGACCCAAGGTTTCCAGCCCAGTGGCACTACAACAACACCGGTCAGGATCCCCCCGGTGGCACACCGGATGCGGACATAGATTGTCCGGAAGGCTGGAACTTCACGACAGGTGACGAGCAGATCATAGTCGGTGTCCTCGACACCGGCATCCCGATGCAGAATGGATCGCTCAGCCATCCCGACCTCGACGATCCTTCTCGCTTCATACTCGGCCTGAACACTTTCACCGGCCAGAATGATCCTATCGATGGCAATGGTCATGGAACGCATGTTTCCGGTACTATCGGGGCGGAGTCGAACAATGGCATAGGTGTAGCGGGTGTGACCTGGAACTGCAAGGTCATGGCTATCAAAGTCTTCAACGATCAGGGATCAGGTACCACGGCTACGTTTCGAGATGGCGTCATTTATGCCGTCGATAACGGCTGCAAAGTTCTCAACTACTCCGGCGGAGGTTCTGCGCACTCCTATTCCGAGCATGGTGTTGCGTACGCAGACAGCCATGGAGTCATCCTTTGTGCGGCTGCCGGAAACAGCTATCACAACTCGGTCTCCTATCCGGCTGCGTACTCACTTCAATATGATAATGTTATATGCGTGTCATCGGTGGACCATAACAATGAGTCATCCTCCTTCTCGAGCGTCGGTCCGGAAGTGACGGTATCTGCGCCCGGCGGTCACGGAAGCCCGTTCGATGAAAATGACATCTACTCCACTTTTCCGAATTATGACTGTTATCTTTCGCAAGCATATGACCTTCCGCTGAACTACAGCCCACTCGCCGGGACTTCGATGGCCTGCCCGCATGTTGCAGGCATGGCTGCGCTCATAGCATCGGTCGATCCAACCCTGTCCCCATTTACAATAAGAGATGTCATAGCGAATTCTTCCGAGGATTTCGGCACTCCGGGCTGGGACGAGGAATATGGATATGGCAGGATCAACATCTACAATGCGCTGCTGGAGCTTGGCGAGATCAATATCGGTCACAATCCTCTAACTGATACCAAGAATTTCGTCACAGATTATCTAGTGGATTGTTCGATCTTCTCAGTTGCAGACCTTGTTCTTGACTCCCTTCTGCTCTACTACAATGCGGGCAGCGGCTGGAACACTTATACACTGCAGTTGGGAAGAGACGTCAGCAATGCTCATGGGTACATTCCGGTGCAGTCACCCGGAACATACATCGATTACTATCTCTTCGCGAAGAATGTCGATGGCGCGAGAGACTTGACTCCAGTTTACACCTTTAAGGTCATCGACTATCAGATAATCCTGGACCCATTGGAATCAGAGCAGTGGGCAGCGTCTGAGACCGAAGTCTGGTACACCTTCACTGTCACGAATGACGGCGTGCTGACCGACAGTTACAATCTGAGCGTGTCAAACAACGAGTGGAACACCACAATCTGGGATTCATCAGGTACTGCTCAGGTCAGCTCGTCAGGAACTCTCTTCCCCGACGCGAGTTGGACTTTCAAAGTGAAAGTGGACATACCTGCGACTGTTTACGCGGAATTGGATTCTGTGGCGGTCCGAGTTGAATCGGCTGGTGATCCATCAATTCTCGAGTCCGCCACTTGCAAGACCATATCCCTGGGCGCACCACTTAGCCTGCCATTTTCAGATGAATTCGTCACAACCGTCCTTGATATAACAAAATGGGTCATCACTCCGGGAGTTGATGTCAGTGATCTCGGTTTGTCTGAACCCTCAGTGCCATACGCATTGCATTTCGACGGTGACCCGGTCGGGGCGGATACGATTGTATCGCAAGTAATCCTGCTGGCGGAAGAGCCCGCTGTGAATCTGATCTACTACTATCAGCAGACGGGGGGCGGTGAGTCACCAGATTATGATAATGATCTGTTCGTCGAATTCTATAGTGGTGCCGGTGAATGGGTGCTGTTGAAAGAGCACGATGGTGCGGATCCAGACATGTACGTATTCGAAGAAGTAAGTGTGCCCCTGCCGGCTGAGGCACACCATGATCAGTTCCGTGTGCGGTTCAGGAACACCGCATCTATCGGGGAACGTGACGACTGGTTTGTCGATGACATATCAATTGGCTACTCACCGCAGATATCGGTGAGTACGTCTGGTTCTCTGGATGCCAATCTGCTGCCCGACGAAACGGCTGAAGTGTTTCTCTACGTTTCCTGCGCAGGAGTCGGGAATCTTCACTATGAAGTATCTCTGGAACCGGATTTCTCCTACTCCGGTCTCTTTGGCACTCTACTTGAACAGGGCAGAGTGGAACCCGCCTCTCGCAGCTATCCGGACGAGTACTTTTCTTTCAGCGGCTGGAAAGGAATGGATGATCCTCGAGTCGGCTACGACGTATTGTTCAACGCCGGCGGGCCTGACGATTACGGTTACGTCTGGATAGACTCCGATGAACCGGGAGGGCCTGTGTTTGACTGGATCGATATTTCGGTCAGCGGAACTTCCGTCACCGGTCTCACCGATGACAGCTACGCAGGACCGTTTTCGATCGGATTTGCATTCGACTACTACGGCGAGACCTATACCGAATTCTATATCTCATCCAATGGATTCATCGGATTCGGTCCTCCAGACAATTACGAATCCCTCAACAACGAGCCGATGCCGCATTGGGATGTGCCGAACAATATAATTGCGCTGCTTTGGGATGATCTGAACTTGCAGGATGCGGACAATCCTGGCGCCGAAATCCTCTATCAGAGCACCGGCAGCCAATTGATTGTGCAATATGTGAACGTTCCTGAGTACGGGGCGGAAACCGGCGATGCCTTCAATGGTGAGGTCATTCTCAAAAGTGATGGCTCAGTCAGACTGCAATATCTCGACTTTGGAACCGGCTTTGACAAAGACAACTGTACTGTGGGGATGGAAAGAGTCGATGGTCTGGATGGACTCGAGATTGTCTTCTCCGGTTCTTACCTGCACGATGCTCTCTGTGTGGTGGTCACGACTCAGGATGTTAGCTGGCTTACGATCGAACCCCAATCCGGAATAGTCCCGGTTGGATCGACCGACACACTGACAGCAACATTCAATTCTACGGGCATGGCCGCCGGATCGTACGGAGCGATTCTAAGCATCCTCAGCAATGACCCCGATCCGTCAGATAACCCATGGATGTCGTTGGCGACACTCACTGTTCAGCGCGACTACATAGTCGGTGATGCCGATGGCGATTCAAACCTGGACGTCGATGATGCGATATATCTCGTGCAATTCATATTCGCGAGTGGTGGTCCTCCCAATCCGATGGATTCGGGAGATGCTGACTGCAATGGTGCAGTGGACATAGACGATGTAGTCTTTCTGATAAGTTACATCTTCAGTGGTGGTCCCTCGCCCTGTATTGAAGACAAGTAGGACGATAAGAAAGGTCCGACAACATGACTCACACGCGAAGGGGAATTCGATGCCGTATCCCTTTGGTTATCTGCTTATTCGTCGCGGCCATCTGCTGCTCCATTACTGCTAATACGGATAATGGAACGCCGGTTGGCTCCATGTGGGCGGTGCCTGACAGCGATGACGTGCAATTCGGTCAGATGATTGCGAAGCTGAAGACCCTTCAGTTGGATAGCTCCAGGGAAATTGTCACATACTCTGGTTCAACGCTGTGGAGTTTCACAATGGCTGTCGCAGCGGACGATACAATCCTCTACGCGCTCAATAGAAGCGGACTGGAAGTTTTCAGCGTTTCGGATCCGACAAGCCCGATTAAGGTTGATCAGATATGGCTGGAATCCGGCACTCCATACAATCTCATGTGTCTCGAAGGCAACCTTCTCTGCCTCGGACGATATGACCGGCTGTATCTGTTCGATGTATCGGACCCGGTCAATCTACAAGAGCTCAGTGAGATTGTCCTATCAGGCAATATCATGGACATGGAGATCAGAGATGACAGACTGTATGCTGGAATCGGAAGATACAGTGGAGAGACAGACGATTCTCCGGCACTTTACATACTCGATATAGCCAATCCCGCCGACCCGAGCATCATCGGCAAGTATGAGTCGACACACTACTACAAAGACTGCCGCAGATTCGAGTTGGTGGGCGATTACATATATGGCCTGAACCACTGGTCAAACCATCTGGATGTGATTTCGATCGCAGACGAGACCAACCCGATACTTGTATGGTCAACTTATCTGCATATTCCGTGGGATGTGGCATTCCACGGTGGTTTTCTATACGTTCAGGCAGCAGATGATCTGTCCCAGCTCGACAGGATCATGGTATATGATGTCTCCGTGCCGGATTCTCCTGTTGCGCACGATTCCCTTCCATCTCCGTGGTCCCTCGCGCTCGAAACTCACGGCGACCACCTCTATGTGATGCAGGCGTACCCACTCGAGCACGGAGTTAGAGTGTACGAGATTACGAGTCCCGGGCAGCTCGCCTCGATCGATCTCTATGAGAACCGAACATCCTATTACTCTGCAACATTCACTGACTCGCTGCTTTTCCTGCCAGAGGGTAATTATGGATTCGCTATCATAAGTGTCTCGGATCCGGCAAATGCTTCAGCTCTTGCGGAGTATTCTCACGACTGCTTTGGACTCATGGGACTAGATGTGTCTGGAGACTATGCTTACCTGACGAATTACCAGAGTGGCAGTGGAACCAATCTCAACGGACTGTTTGTGGTAGACATCACGGATAAGAGCAATCCAGAGTATGTTTACTCAGATCACGTGTTCAGCAATGCGAATCACACAGTAGCAGATGATTCTCTGCTACTCATGACCAACTGCGGTCGGACGCAGATATACTCTCTCACCAATCATGCACAGCCTGAATTGCTTTCCGCCTTCCCGGAATGGGCAACCAATACCTTTGATGCGGCTGTTCGTGATTCCCTTCTAATCGTTACCGCAGGTGGTAACGGCTTGTTGATCGGCGATATTGCTGATCCGGCCAACCCCGTTCTTGTGGAACGTATGACGTTTGAGGAAATCACTCCCTGTGGCGCCATTCTTGTCGACAACACTGCTTACGTCACTGGCTACAGTAGCTGGCTGATACCTCAACAGTGTCAGCTGTATACCATAGATGTGTCGAGTCCAGCCGAGCCGGTCATTGTTGACATCCTGGAAGCAGGGACTGCCAGTGGGGACAATCCATACGTAGGATTCGAAATGACGCGATGGGGGCACTACATCTATCTGGCAGGCCGGGGGCTTGGTGTTCGTATCATAGATATAGCAGATCGCTATCATCCGGATATCGCTGGTGTCTACTCGCCAGAGCTCGAGGATTTTCAGGATGTGGCGTTTAGAAGAAACTACATGTTCATTGGCGGAATGTACTCTCTCAGCGTTACCGATGTGTCTAACCCCGTCGATCCAGAACTAGTGCAGTTTATACCACTTTCTTCATATGCCTACAGTCTGGATGTCGAGGGTGATTATCTCTATGTCGCGTGCCAACACGGATTCTACGTGTTTGAAATAAGTCTTCCTGACATCGGTTGCGGAGACGCCAACGGAAGCAGTGCTGTCGACATAGACGATGCGGTATGGCTCATCGCCTACATATTCAGTGGTGGGCCTGCTCCGGATCCAATCGAAACCGGTGATGTCGATTGCAGCGGAAGTGTGGATATTGACGACGTTGTGTATCTGATAACATACATATTTGCGGGCGGATTACCGCCTTGCGATGGTTGCTAACCCGCAATCCGGAGAATGCGAGAATGACTACTCAAGCACTCACCATCAGGATTCTCAGCTTTCTGACAGCCCTGTGCCTTGTTCCTGGTATCGTCTTTGCCGAAGGCCCAATGCCCACTGATGATCCTTCACCCTGGGTATATTGGATAAACGCCGACAGCGCTGATATCTCATTCAGTCAGATGACGGCGCGTCTCAAGACTCTGGATGTGTCTGATCCAGAACAGATCCTCAGTTTCTCCGGGACTACTCTCTGGACCGGCACAATTGATATCAAGGTTGTAGATACGATCATGTTTGCCCTGAATGTGAATGGTTTGCAGATATTCGACATCTCAAACATAACAAGTCCGGTACTGATCAGGCAAGTTCATCTCGGACTGGGTGGTTACTACAATTTCATGTTTGTCGATGGAAGCGAATTGTATGTCGGAAGAAACGACCGCGTCCTTATTCTCGATATCTCGAATCCCGTTGATCCTCAGGAATTGAGCGTGATTCATCTCGAGGGCATGGTGCATGAGATTCTGGTTCAGGATAATCGGGCATACTTCGGGATCGTGAGATACTCCAATGAAACTAACACAGACAGTCCGGCGCTTTACATCTGCGATGTTACTGATCCGACCACGCCTTCAATCGTCGGCAAGTATGAATCACCTTTGCCTCACAAGGATGCACGCAGGTTTGTAGTCGTCGGAGATTACATCTACTCGATTAACCACTTTGATCGATTCCTGGAAGTGATTTCCATCGTCGACGAGACGAATCCCATCCGTGTAAACACTTTGAGTCTGTCCTACCTTTACGACATAGCTTTCTACCAGGGGTATCTGTATGTCTATTCTGGAACTGAAATCAAGGTGTATGATATAACCTCGCCAGAATTACCAGTATTGCAGAGCACATATAACGCCGAAGGATCAGGTATTTACTTTGAGATCCACAATGATAAGCTCTATGCCATGAAGTACTACGATCCGGTATTTACAGTGTTCGATCTGTCAACTCCGACAGAACTCGATTCTATCGGCTATCACGTCGCACGCGGACGGTGGTATTCGGCGACCCTGCATGGCGACCACTTGTACATACCGGAAGGCTCGTGGGGGCTGACGATCGCGGATATATCAAACCCGTACGACATCGAGAGAATAGGCGAATTCTCAAATGACTGCTCAACGCTTATGGGAATTGACGCCAAAGGCGATTATGCTTATCTAACCAATTACATGAGTTATTTCTCCGGTGATTCCAGTCAGTCGCGCAATGGCATATACGTCATAGATGCTACTGACAAACAGAATCCTGAATTCGTAAAGTGGGTATATATTGCCGGCAATACCTCCGACGCGTTCATCTATGACAGTCTTCTGATTATCTCACAATGCCCGCGTACCCATATGTTTTCGCTCGCTGACCCACTCAATCCTGCATACATCCAACGATATCCCGTGCAAGACTACATCTATTCGCATTCGAACACGGCGCGTGGGACTGTGATGTATGTCTGCGGCAGCGGCTACGGTTTCGAGCTCGCCAGCATCGCCGACCCATCCAATCCGTATCCCCTGGCGAATGTGAAGGCGCCGTCCGTCGACTCGCGAGCCACTATAACCGCTCTTCTGAGAGGCAACAGGGCGTATGTCGCCGACAGAGTAATGGGCAGCCAGTCAGACGAGTTGCGACTGATGACTGTCGATATCTCCAATCCGTCAGACCCCAGCATCCTGAACGATCTTCTGATTGCGGAATACGACTGGTGGGTTTCCGCAGGCTATCAAATGACTGTAGTTGGCGATTATATGTACTATGCCGGGGGATATCACGGACTCAATATTATTGACCTCAGTAACCCGGATCAGCCGGATGTCATCGACCGTATTATGCCGGATGTAGAATACTTCGGAGAAGTTGTGTTCAAACGGAAATACATTTTCGCCTCCGGCAACAATTCGATCTATGTCTTTGACATCGCTGATCGCGAGAATCCTCAGCTCGTACAGTATGTGCCGCTGACATCATCTGTCGGGAAAATGGATATTGACGGTGACTACCTGCACGTGGCGTGTGCGCATGGGTACTATCTTTTCTTCATAGATCTTCCACCCGTAGACTGCGGCGATTGTGATGCCAGTGGAGCGATCGATATTGATGATGTTGTCTGGCTGATAAGCTATATCTTTTCAGGCGGCTTGCCACCCGATCCACTCAGTGCGGGAGACGTCGATTGCAGCGGAGGCGTGGATATTGATGATGTTGTCTATCTGATTACCTACATCTTCGCAGGCGGTTCGCCGCCATGCGATGGATGCCCGTAGGACCGCGGGACTCATTACCGGATGATAAACAAATCAAAAGGCCGCCTATTGAGGCGGCCTTTGTGTATCAAATCGAAGAGTATTTTCAATCGGGGTGCGGGTACATCGAATCGACTGCAGCAAGCGCCGTCATATTCACGATACCATCGACATCGACCGCGCGATGCAGGACATGCACAGGTTTCCTGATTCCCTGAAGGATCGGGCCGATCGCCTCAGCGTTGCCGAGCTGCATGACCAGCTTGTACGCTGATGTGCCGGCGTCGAGATTCGGGAAGATCAGGCAGTTGGCATCTCCCTTGATCGCCGAGAATGGGAAATCTCTATCGGAGATATATGGCGCGACTGCTGTGTCGGCCTGAATTTCGCCTTCGACAATCAATTCCGGATGCTCGCGCTTGAGAATCTCCGTAGCCTGGACAACTTTCTCCGTCTCCTCGCATCGCACTGAACCGAAGTTCGAGAACGACAGCATGGCAACACGCGGTGTCACGTTGAAGTGTCTTGCTGTCGCCGCGGTCATGAGTGCTATTTCGACAAGTTCATCGGCGGTTGGATTGATATTGACCGTCGTATCGGCAAAGAAGAACGTGCGGTTCTTGATAATCAACACATACACGCCGCAGACAGTCGAATATCCGTTACCGCTCTTAAGAAGTTGCAGAGCGGGCCTTATGACATCCGGATAATGCTGCGAAACTCCCGACACGAGACAGTCGGCATCGCCGTATTCGACCATGAGCGTCCCGAACACGTTCGGATCAGCCACGGCTTTGTACTTGTCGCCGAGGTTGACCCCCCTGCGGCAACGCAGCTCGAAATATCTCTGCGCATATTGCTCGAATTTCGGGCTTTTCCGCGGGTCTATAATCTCGATGCCCTTCACGGAAAGCTCCAGCTCTTTTGCATTCGCCTGGATAACTTCGGGATTACCGATCAGAATCGGGATCGCGATGCCCTCATCCGCAACTCTTCGGGCAGCTTCGATTATCTTTTCATGACCGCCCTCGGTGTAGACAACTCTCTTCGGATTCGACTTCGCACGAGCTATCGTCTGCCTCATGACCTCACGAGTCTTGCCGAGACGGTTCTCGAGCTGCACCTTGTACTGCTCGATGTCGATTGTCCTGCGCGCAACGCCGGTATCCATAGCAGCCTGCGCCACAGCGGCGGATTCCCAGATGAGAATGCGGGGATCGAACGGCTTCGGGATGATATATTCCGGTCCAAACTTGAGTATCTCGCCACCATACGCCTTGGATACCGACTCCGGCACGTGCTCCTTTGCAAGTTGCGCGAGAGCTTGTGTAGCAGCGAGTTTCATTTCCATGTTGATCTTGCGGGCGTGAACATCAAGCGCGCCACGGAATATGAACGGAAATCCGAGAACGTTGTTGACCTGATTCGGATAGTCGGATCGGCCGGTTGCGAAGATAATATCCGGTCGGGCTGCTTTCGCGTCCTCATAGGAGATTTCCGGATCGGGGTTCGCCATCGCAAATATGATCGGCTTGTCAGCCATCGACCTGACCATATCCTGTGTCACCATGTCTTTGACGGCCACGCCTACAAATACGTCAGCACCGGTCATGGCATCTTCAAGAGTTCTTTCATCGGTTTCTAAAGCAAACTGCTCTTTATATTTGTTCATTCCTTCGGTGCGTCCCTTGTAGATCACACCTTTTGAATCGACCATCCTGACATTCTCAGGCTTCACGCCGAGCGCGAGATAGAGATTTGCACACGCAACACCTGCAGCACCAGCGCCGAGGAAAACACATTTGACCTTGTCAATGTCCTTCTTGACAAGTTCAAGGGCATTGACCAGAGCTGCGCCTGAGATGATTGCAGTTCCATGCTGATCGTCATGGAAGACGGGAATATCGAGTTCCTCAATGAGCGTCTCCTCGATTTCGAAGCACTCCGGCGCTTTGATATCTTCGAGGTTGATACCGCCGAATGTCGGCGCAATCATTCTGCAGAAATTGATTATCTCTTTCGGATCCTTGCTGTCGATCTCAATGTCAAACACATCGACATCCGCGAACCGTTTGAACAGAACACCTTTTCCTTCCATTACCGGCTTGCCTGCTTCTGGTCCGATATCACCCAGTCCAAGAACGGCTGTACCGTTCGAAATCACTGCGACCAGGTTGCCCTTAGCAGTATATTCATATACCAGGTCAGGGTTGGCCGCGATCTCAAGACACGGCTGCGCCACTCCCGGTGTATACGCCATCGACAGATCGCGTTGCGTAAGGCACGGTTTCGAAGGGATGACCTCGATCTTGCCCTTCCGCCCGCTAGAATGATAATCTAAGGCATCTTCTTTCTTAATCACCATAAGCTCCAGTCTGATTCGTTTTGACAAGGGTGCAAAAATAGACTTATCGATAGGTTTGTCAAGCTGATTTCGAGAAAAAGGCATGTAACTGGCGGGAATCAGTGCCATCGCGAGGAATGGAGCGATGTGGCGATCTCGATTGCCGCGTTTCGCTGGCAATGACTACACTTTGGGATTTGTCAACAAGCCCTGTACTACTGAGCGCGTTCGGTGATCAGGGTGCGGAGATTAAGGAATTGAGTTGCGTTTTGTATTGTGTCACTTAATATTGCTGCATGATGAAGAATGTATACGCACCATGGAGGGAAGAGTACCTCCTTGCGACCAAGGCGCACGAGGAAAAGGGCTGTCTTTTCTGCAGGGTAATAAAGGAAAAACGAGACAAATACAACCTGATCCTGCATCGTGGCGACAACACTTTCATAATCATGAACCGCTATCCATACACTTCGGGGCACTTGATGATAGTGCCGTACAAGCATGTCGGCAATGTCGAGAAATTGAGAGAGGACATCTACTGCGAGATGATGCTCGAAACTCGACGCGCGGTCGCGATTATCAAGAAAGCGTTTAAGCCACAAGGGATTAACGTAGGGATGAACCTCGGTCGACCATCCGGAGCTGGTGTGCCGGGCCACCTTCATGTCCACATTGTCCCTCGCTGGTCCGGAGACACAAGCTTCATGCCGGTCATCGGCGGCACCCGTGTAGTATCTGTCTCATTGGCAACGACATACAAGATTCTAACGCCTTTGTTCTGAGAGGCCATCTAGTATGAAAATGCCTACAAAAGCGGAGTTGTTGAAACTCCAGCAACGCTACCGCACCGACAAACGCATCGCCGATGCGCTCGGTGGCAATGTAACCGAGCATCTGGTCCAGTATTGGCGACGCAAGAAAGGCATTCCCCGCACATCGCTGCCGAAATTCTCCGAGGCGCAGATTCGCGAACTGTGGGAACGGTTCGGTGATGATTTCCGATGCGGGAGAGAAATCGGACTTTCCAAGGCAGGATTCTATAGCTGGAGGCGGCGATACGGCATCAAAGAGAAGCCCCGTGCACTCAAGCTCGAGCAGTTGGAATTACGATTCGGTTCTGAGCCCAAGATGGGGCGCAACGGTGTTTTTGTCGAGTACTACCGAACTGTCGCCGAGAAAATCCTGGCTCGCTGCTCCGGGCTGGAACATGTCAGTCGAGGCGAGGATATCGATGTGACACCTGATCTGATACTGCTCGACACAAAAGGAGCCAACAGATTACTCACCGGTCCGGTGGCAGATAAGGTCAGGATAGTCTCAGGATGGAGGCAGATCGAATCGGGTGCAAAGTCGTCGAATGTGGCATCTATCCACAGTGTGTATTCTCTTCTGCAAGGCGAGGATCTCGTGCCTAACATGCTGATTGTACACAATAGTCATGCCGCAGCCGGGTTGACTGCATTCTCGACCTTATCTCTATTCCTTGACGATGCTCGTATGCGGAAATTGATGAAACACGGGAAGTTTCCGATCAAAGTGCCCTCCGTTGTGAGATTGACTCTGCAGGGACGACTGCAACGCGGAGTC
Encoded here:
- a CDS encoding S8 family serine peptidase; the protein is MSRIGYCAVVLCALLTTTSFASDEYFQGKLIKQADWKGQAVEYVDKDILIALNKGFTQSDLINELARFDVRISRDADRFGFIQLEATSDAPLFDLTDRIAELESVRFAEPNLVYRTSIIPNDPRFPAQWHYNNTGQDPPGGTPDADIDCPEGWNFTTGDEQIIVGVLDTGIPMQNGSLSHPDLDDPSRFILGLNTFTGQNDPIDGNGHGTHVSGTIGAESNNGIGVAGVTWNCKVMAIKVFNDQGSGTTATFRDGVIYAVDNGCKVLNYSGGGSAHSYSEHGVAYADSHGVILCAAAGNSYHNSVSYPAAYSLQYDNVICVSSVDHNNESSSFSSVGPEVTVSAPGGHGSPFDENDIYSTFPNYDCYLSQAYDLPLNYSPLAGTSMACPHVAGMAALIASVDPTLSPFTIRDVIANSSEDFGTPGWDEEYGYGRINIYNALLELGEINIGHNPLTDTKNFVTDYLVDCSIFSVADLVLDSLLLYYNAGSGWNTYTLQLGRDVSNAHGYIPVQSPGTYIDYYLFAKNVDGARDLTPVYTFKVIDYQIILDPLESEQWAASETEVWYTFTVTNDGVLTDSYNLSVSNNEWNTTIWDSSGTAQVSSSGTLFPDASWTFKVKVDIPATVYAELDSVAVRVESAGDPSILESATCKTISLGAPLSLPFSDEFVTTVLDITKWVITPGVDVSDLGLSEPSVPYALHFDGDPVGADTIVSQVILLAEEPAVNLIYYYQQTGGGESPDYDNDLFVEFYSGAGEWVLLKEHDGADPDMYVFEEVSVPLPAEAHHDQFRVRFRNTASIGERDDWFVDDISIGYSPQISVSTSGSLDANLLPDETAEVFLYVSCAGVGNLHYEVSLEPDFSYSGLFGTLLEQGRVEPASRSYPDEYFSFSGWKGMDDPRVGYDVLFNAGGPDDYGYVWIDSDEPGGPVFDWIDISVSGTSVTGLTDDSYAGPFSIGFAFDYYGETYTEFYISSNGFIGFGPPDNYESLNNEPMPHWDVPNNIIALLWDDLNLQDADNPGAEILYQSTGSQLIVQYVNVPEYGAETGDAFNGEVILKSDGSVRLQYLDFGTGFDKDNCTVGMERVDGLDGLEIVFSGSYLHDALCVVVTTQDVSWLTIEPQSGIVPVGSTDTLTATFNSTGMAAGSYGAILSILSNDPDPSDNPWMSLATLTVQRDYIVGDADGDSNLDVDDAIYLVQFIFASGGPPNPMDSGDADCNGAVDIDDVVFLISYIFSGGPSPCIEDK
- a CDS encoding NADP-dependent malic enzyme — its product is MIKKEDALDYHSSGRKGKIEVIPSKPCLTQRDLSMAYTPGVAQPCLEIAANPDLVYEYTAKGNLVAVISNGTAVLGLGDIGPEAGKPVMEGKGVLFKRFADVDVFDIEIDSKDPKEIINFCRMIAPTFGGINLEDIKAPECFEIEETLIEELDIPVFHDDQHGTAIISGAALVNALELVKKDIDKVKCVFLGAGAAGVACANLYLALGVKPENVRMVDSKGVIYKGRTEGMNKYKEQFALETDERTLEDAMTGADVFVGVAVKDMVTQDMVRSMADKPIIFAMANPDPEISYEDAKAARPDIIFATGRSDYPNQVNNVLGFPFIFRGALDVHARKINMEMKLAATQALAQLAKEHVPESVSKAYGGEILKFGPEYIIPKPFDPRILIWESAAVAQAAMDTGVARRTIDIEQYKVQLENRLGKTREVMRQTIARAKSNPKRVVYTEGGHEKIIEAARRVADEGIAIPILIGNPEVIQANAKELELSVKGIEIIDPRKSPKFEQYAQRYFELRCRRGVNLGDKYKAVADPNVFGTLMVEYGDADCLVSGVSQHYPDVIRPALQLLKSGNGYSTVCGVYVLIIKNRTFFFADTTVNINPTADELVEIALMTAATARHFNVTPRVAMLSFSNFGSVRCEETEKVVQATEILKREHPELIVEGEIQADTAVAPYISDRDFPFSAIKGDANCLIFPNLDAGTSAYKLVMQLGNAEAIGPILQGIRKPVHVLHRAVDVDGIVNMTALAAVDSMYPHPD
- a CDS encoding HIT domain-containing protein; this translates as MKNVYAPWREEYLLATKAHEEKGCLFCRVIKEKRDKYNLILHRGDNTFIIMNRYPYTSGHLMIVPYKHVGNVEKLREDIYCEMMLETRRAVAIIKKAFKPQGINVGMNLGRPSGAGVPGHLHVHIVPRWSGDTSFMPVIGGTRVVSVSLATTYKILTPLF